A genome region from Chlorobaculum tepidum TLS includes the following:
- a CDS encoding MFS transporter has protein sequence MQDSSRASIRDVFSLPVIVAALGYFVDIYDLVLFSIVRVPSLKAFGLQGQELIDYGVFLLNMQMIGMLLGGILWGWLGDVKGRLKIMFGSILIYSLANIANGFAGSLETYAALRFIAGVGLAGELGAGITLVSEILHTKVRGYGTMLVASIGVTGAILANAVATHYDWRTAFFIGGALGLLLLVARFKVSESGMFQMMENKTAVSKGNLLALFTSRDRFFRYLNSILIGVPIWFVVGVLITFSPEFATALGVKGAVSAGNAVMFCYLGLVFGDLSSGLLSQVLKSRKKVVLMFLLLNIVSIAIYFMQRGATPTAFYWVSFVLGFSGGYWAVFVTVAAEQFGTNLRATVATTVPNLVRGMVVPITMLFQFTRGHFGLEGGAIIVGAICVVAAFASLAALEETFHKDLDYFEEFM, from the coding sequence ATGCAGGACTCATCCCGCGCGAGCATTCGCGATGTTTTCAGTCTTCCGGTCATCGTGGCCGCCCTCGGTTATTTCGTCGATATTTACGATCTCGTGCTCTTCAGCATCGTGCGTGTGCCGAGTCTCAAAGCGTTCGGTTTGCAGGGGCAGGAACTGATCGATTACGGCGTTTTTCTGCTCAACATGCAGATGATCGGCATGCTTCTCGGCGGTATTCTGTGGGGCTGGCTGGGTGACGTGAAAGGGCGGCTGAAGATCATGTTCGGCTCGATTCTGATCTACTCGCTGGCCAACATTGCCAACGGTTTTGCCGGGTCGCTGGAGACGTATGCCGCGCTGCGCTTTATCGCGGGCGTAGGGCTTGCCGGTGAGCTTGGCGCTGGCATCACGCTGGTTTCGGAGATTCTGCATACGAAGGTGCGTGGCTACGGCACGATGCTGGTAGCCTCGATTGGCGTGACCGGCGCGATTCTTGCCAATGCGGTGGCGACGCACTATGACTGGCGCACGGCCTTTTTCATTGGCGGCGCGCTTGGCCTCTTGCTGCTGGTGGCGCGGTTCAAGGTTTCGGAGTCGGGGATGTTCCAGATGATGGAGAACAAAACAGCCGTGAGCAAGGGCAACCTTCTGGCGCTCTTTACCAGCCGAGACCGCTTTTTCCGCTACCTGAACTCGATTCTTATCGGCGTGCCGATCTGGTTTGTCGTCGGCGTGCTCATCACCTTCTCTCCCGAATTTGCCACGGCGCTCGGCGTCAAGGGTGCGGTCTCGGCGGGCAACGCCGTGATGTTTTGCTACCTCGGTCTGGTCTTCGGCGACCTGTCGAGCGGCCTGTTGAGCCAGGTGCTGAAGAGCCGCAAAAAGGTGGTGCTGATGTTCCTTTTGCTGAACATCGTTTCCATCGCGATCTATTTCATGCAGCGCGGAGCGACGCCGACCGCTTTCTACTGGGTCTCGTTCGTCCTCGGATTTTCCGGTGGCTATTGGGCCGTTTTCGTGACCGTTGCCGCCGAGCAGTTCGGCACCAACCTCCGAGCCACGGTGGCAACGACCGTGCCGAACCTCGTACGCGGCATGGTGGTGCCGATCACGATGCTCTTCCAGTTCACCCGTGGCCACTTCGGCCTCGAAGGCGGCGCGATCATTGTCGGCGCGATCTGTGTGGTTGCAGCCTTCGCCTCGTTGGCGGCGCTGGAGGAGACCTTCCACAAGGACCTCGATTATTTCGAGGAGTTTATGTGA
- a CDS encoding 3'-5' exonuclease: MYKFITDNVVVFDVEWVPDPASGRRIYKIPDTASDDEVLDVMWRKGGATPDDPRPYLKTVMCRVISIAALVRKRVKDGVTLKLISLPGLNVSEQAEGEIIRQFLEAVGKQKAQIVGFNSSNADLPILYQRALANRVSAPTFCHRPDKPWEGVDYFNRYSDFSIDLKDLVGGYGKAMPSLHELASSLGIPGKMGIDGADVIDLWRSGDIRKIVEYNQFDALSTYLVWLRTAYFSGMLTEDEFVQEEHKLETLLLQEIESGSEHLALFLDAWKALR, translated from the coding sequence ATGTACAAGTTCATCACAGATAATGTAGTTGTTTTCGATGTCGAGTGGGTTCCGGATCCGGCGTCAGGCAGGCGTATTTACAAGATCCCGGATACGGCTTCTGATGATGAAGTCCTTGACGTCATGTGGCGAAAGGGTGGTGCAACACCGGATGACCCTCGCCCATATCTGAAAACGGTAATGTGCAGGGTCATCTCTATTGCTGCGCTTGTTCGAAAAAGGGTGAAAGACGGAGTAACGCTTAAGCTCATCTCTCTACCCGGTTTGAATGTTAGCGAGCAAGCGGAAGGGGAGATTATCCGACAGTTTTTGGAAGCCGTCGGGAAACAAAAAGCACAAATCGTAGGGTTTAATTCGTCAAATGCCGACCTGCCTATTCTGTACCAAAGAGCCCTTGCGAACAGGGTAAGTGCGCCGACCTTTTGCCATCGTCCTGACAAGCCTTGGGAAGGTGTGGATTACTTTAACAGATATAGCGATTTTAGCATCGATTTGAAGGATTTGGTCGGTGGCTACGGAAAGGCGATGCCATCGCTTCACGAATTAGCCTCTTCACTTGGAATTCCGGGCAAAATGGGTATCGATGGTGCTGACGTCATCGATTTATGGCGATCAGGCGATATTAGGAAAATTGTCGAGTACAATCAGTTTGATGCACTCTCCACCTACCTTGTATGGCTGAGAACCGCCTATTTTTCCGGAATGCTGACGGAAGATGAATTTGTGCAGGAAGAGCATAAATTAGAAACTCTTCTGCTTCAGGAGATCGAGAGCGGTTCGGAGCATTTGGCCCTGTTTCTCGATGCATGGAAAGCGTTGCGCTAG
- a CDS encoding DUF1003 domain-containing protein → MSENPDIEFNKNLTLGQRMADCILLNLVLSTLAAIQAPVIMMSQNRQEERDRQRAMYDYKVNLKAELEIRQLHQNVVHLRSKQWERLVEIQAIQMELIHELRGRK, encoded by the coding sequence TTGTCGGAAAACCCGGACATCGAGTTCAACAAAAATCTCACTCTCGGCCAGCGCATGGCGGACTGCATTCTGCTCAACCTCGTGCTCTCGACCCTCGCCGCCATCCAGGCTCCGGTCATCATGATGAGCCAGAATCGCCAGGAGGAACGCGACCGACAACGCGCCATGTACGACTACAAAGTCAACCTGAAAGCCGAACTCGAAATCCGCCAGCTCCACCAGAACGTCGTCCACCTGCGCTCAAAGCAATGGGAGCGGCTGGTGGAAATCCAGGCGATTCAGATGGAGTTGATTCACGAGTTGCGGGGGAGGAAATAG
- a CDS encoding hybrid sensor histidine kinase/response regulator — protein MPTPLFDTCLSSDDLNAFDASQKPGTTTFNTLASLTELYDAIPASIIIIDERMRLIGWNRFSRDTINGLSDNEMPGINPMKRVHPDDLPEMIRKMRNVIDLDIELSAEFRMYHKSGPPYKWAMCRGKRTIIEGKTCVVAVVTEITDLKEAEEQRKKLQEQLLQLQKMELVGQLASGIAHDFNNALAAIIGNTELALKKLDPANPAVSNITDIHTLATRSANLTRQLLAFARKQMAMPRVLNLTEEVSDCLRLYQRLIDKNIHLEWHLCDEPIQVKLDPTQLEQILSNLLVNARDAIDGSGCITVRCEGARFEPTDGKTCNPRLSPGDYARLSITDSGCGIEASVLPHIYEPFFTTKEIGKGIGLGLSSVYGIVRQNNGHIECHSEPGKGTTFDIWLPLHQESQQKTDVHADKPQTELKTKAKIMVVEDEPYILKLVQDILESHEFTVFTATDADQCLLAAKTHEYRIDLLVTDVVLPTMNGIEQSRVLQKKNPAMKCLFMSAHAPDNVDGQKKLRVGVDFIEKPFGIDEFLRAIDQVLNSEVEKI, from the coding sequence ATGCCAACCCCTTTATTCGATACCTGTCTCTCTTCAGATGACCTGAACGCTTTTGATGCCAGCCAGAAACCCGGAACAACAACGTTCAACACCCTGGCGTCGCTCACTGAACTTTATGACGCTATTCCAGCCTCAATCATCATCATCGATGAACGGATGCGCCTGATCGGCTGGAACCGCTTTTCGCGCGACACCATCAACGGGCTGAGTGACAACGAAATGCCGGGTATCAACCCGATGAAGCGTGTGCACCCCGATGACCTCCCCGAAATGATCCGGAAAATGCGTAACGTCATCGACCTCGACATCGAACTGAGCGCCGAGTTCAGAATGTATCACAAAAGCGGGCCGCCCTACAAATGGGCGATGTGCCGGGGTAAACGGACCATCATTGAGGGGAAAACCTGCGTGGTGGCAGTCGTGACTGAAATCACCGATCTCAAGGAGGCTGAAGAGCAGCGCAAAAAGCTTCAGGAACAGCTCTTGCAGCTTCAGAAAATGGAGCTCGTCGGCCAGCTTGCCAGCGGCATCGCACACGATTTCAACAACGCGCTTGCAGCCATCATTGGCAACACGGAACTGGCGCTCAAAAAGCTCGACCCGGCCAACCCGGCCGTATCGAATATCACGGATATTCACACGCTTGCGACACGCTCGGCGAATCTTACCCGCCAGTTGCTCGCCTTTGCGCGCAAGCAGATGGCAATGCCTCGGGTGCTCAACCTGACCGAAGAGGTTTCGGACTGCCTTCGCCTGTACCAGCGGCTCATCGACAAGAACATCCATCTCGAATGGCATCTATGCGACGAGCCGATCCAGGTAAAGCTCGACCCCACGCAGCTCGAACAGATTCTCTCCAACCTGCTCGTCAACGCACGTGACGCCATCGATGGCAGTGGATGCATCACGGTCAGATGCGAAGGCGCACGATTCGAGCCGACCGACGGCAAAACCTGCAATCCCAGGCTCTCACCAGGGGATTATGCAAGACTGTCGATCACCGATAGCGGCTGCGGCATTGAAGCCTCCGTCTTGCCCCACATCTACGAACCGTTCTTCACCACCAAGGAGATCGGCAAAGGCATCGGACTCGGCCTTTCGTCGGTCTATGGCATCGTGAGGCAGAACAACGGTCATATCGAGTGCCATTCCGAACCCGGCAAGGGGACGACCTTCGATATCTGGCTCCCCCTGCATCAGGAATCGCAACAGAAAACGGACGTCCATGCTGACAAACCGCAAACTGAACTAAAGACAAAAGCGAAGATCATGGTGGTCGAGGACGAGCCCTACATCCTCAAACTGGTGCAGGATATTCTCGAAAGCCATGAATTCACGGTCTTCACGGCAACTGACGCTGACCAGTGCCTGCTCGCCGCCAAAACCCACGAGTACCGGATCGATCTGCTTGTAACCGACGTGGTACTGCCGACGATGAACGGCATCGAGCAGAGCCGGGTGCTCCAAAAGAAAAATCCGGCCATGAAATGCCTGTTCATGTCAGCCCACGCTCCGGATAACGTCGATGGTCAGAAAAAGCTCAGGGTTGGAGTGGATTTTATCGAGAAGCCGTTCGGCATCGACGAGTTTCTCCGTGCGATCGACCAGGTGCTGAACAGTGAGGTCGAAAAAATTTGA
- a CDS encoding HAD family hydrolase — protein sequence MIEAILWDNDGLLVDSESLFFEMTRTFFAEAGLQVEAEYWGVEYLGNAKHSYQIAAELGLAPELIPSLLDRRNEAFVQRLRHSVPLMPKVRETIEALAGTVRLAIVTGSPRDKVLLMHGNNGLLDHFEVIVTDDEISNPKPHPEPYLKAMEMLGVKPERCLAVEDSQRGLDSAVAAGLRCIAVPNALTKVQRFDRAHAVEADVSGVLKHVNATKRLAR from the coding sequence ATGATCGAAGCCATTCTGTGGGATAATGATGGATTGCTCGTGGACAGTGAGTCGCTGTTTTTCGAGATGACCCGGACTTTTTTTGCCGAAGCCGGCTTGCAGGTCGAGGCGGAGTACTGGGGGGTGGAGTACCTTGGGAACGCCAAACACAGCTATCAGATTGCCGCTGAACTTGGCCTTGCGCCAGAGCTGATTCCTTCGCTGCTTGACCGGCGCAATGAGGCGTTTGTCCAGCGTTTGCGTCATTCCGTACCGCTCATGCCGAAGGTACGCGAAACCATCGAGGCGCTTGCCGGAACTGTGCGCCTTGCCATTGTGACCGGCAGTCCGCGCGACAAGGTGCTGCTGATGCACGGCAATAATGGACTGCTCGATCATTTCGAGGTGATTGTGACTGATGACGAAATCAGCAATCCGAAGCCCCATCCTGAGCCGTATCTCAAAGCGATGGAGATGCTTGGCGTCAAGCCGGAGCGCTGTCTGGCGGTCGAAGATTCACAGCGTGGCCTCGATTCGGCGGTCGCCGCCGGCCTGCGGTGTATCGCGGTTCCCAATGCGCTGACGAAGGTGCAGCGCTTTGACCGTGCTCATGCGGTGGAAGCGGATGTTTCAGGTGTGCTGAAGCATGTCAACGCCACCAAGCGTCTGGCACGCTGA